The Methanothermobacter sp. sequence CCGCGGCAAATGGAGCAATAGAACTATGCATACAAGGAGGCCTACACCCCGACGTGGACACATACTTCTATGAGGATATTTTAAGGGCCATAAAATCCGAGCTCCCAAAAATACACGTCCACGCATTCTCACCAATGGAAATATATTATGGATCAAAAAGTGCGGAACTTTCGATAGAGGAAACTCTAAGGATACTTAAGAAGGCAGGATTAGATTCTATGCCAGGAACGGCAGCTGAAATCCTAGATGATAATATTCGACGTGTTATCTGTCCAAAAAAGCTCAATACGAGAGAATGGATTGAAGTGATAGAAACTGCCCATAAAACAGGCATCCCTACAACCTCAACCATCATGTATGGTCATATAGATGAAGCTGAAGAAAGGATAAAACACCTTGAAATTCTGAGATCTATCCAAGAGCGTACAGGCGGATTCACAGAATTCGTACCATTACCTTTCATGCACAAAAATACAAGAATATACCATAATGGGCTTGCGAAGGCTGGGAGTACTGGGACGGAAGACTTGAAACTTTATGCTATTGCAAGATTAATGTTCAGAGATCTTATAAAGAATATACAAGCATCATGGGTTAAACTAGGATTCAAATTCGCACAAATGTGCTTATTGGCAGGGGCAAATGATCTCGGCGGGACACTCGGCGAAGAGAACATTTCAAGATCGGCTGGGGCGTCATACGGCGTTAGCGCGGAAGTTGAAGAAATGAAAAGAGTTATAATAGATATTGGTAGAACACCCGCTATGAGGGACACACTCTATAGAAGAATACAACCAGTCACTCAACCCTATCTATGATTATCCTGTCACCTTCCTCCACTTCTTGGAAGATTTCAAGGTTTTCTATGATCTTACCTATATGGTTAACCTCAGAATAAGGTTGACTTGACCCGAAAAAAATACAGAAGGCATAACCTGGAGGCCAATAAGATATATCACCCATAGTAGCTGTTTTGGACGGATTCTCATATTCTATGGTCAATGGTATGTCAAAGTAGACCTCTTCAAGCCATATGAGGGCTCTGCCCTCCAATGGCAGATTATCATAGATAATCCGGGCCGTTTTAGGGTTTCTATCATCCAATTCTCCAATCGCATGACCTTTCCCTTCGACTTCTATCTTGATCCTCATCTTTCATACCCTCCTGGGAACCCTTTCTAAATTTGGGGGGGTTTCTCACTTTAAAACTCTTTTTAGATTTATTTGACCTTTTAGCTTCTGAAGGGCTAACCCTTGGGAAGTGTGTTGCCGCCAACCAGCTTAAATTAATGGGGGGACATTGAAAATCGCCTACAGGATCCTTTTATCGGGAAGTTTAGTTAAACTTTCCCATTCTTTGATTATTTGAACGCCACTTGAGGTTCCTATTCGATCAGCTCCAGCCTCTATCATGGCAAGTGCGGTTTTAAGATCTCTTATACCACCAGAGGCTTTAACGCCCATACTTTTCCCTACCACAGATCTCATCAGCTTCACATCTTCTAAAGTGGCTCCTTTAAGGTTGCAATAAGAAGTTGATGTTTTAACATAATCCGCACCGGCTTTTTTACTTATTTTGCAAGCTAGTATTTTTTCTTTTTCTGTTAGATATGCTGTTTCTATTATGACCTTGACTATATTGTCTTCGGCGACTTCAACCACTCCTTTTATATCCTCGGTGACAAGGTCTAGTTCTCCGGATTTTAGCGCCCCTATATTTATAACCATGTCCAATTCACTGGCCCCATCTTTTATAGCCTCTTTGGCTTCAAAGGCTTTTACTCTTGGGGTGGTGCTGCCTGTTGGGAATCCTATAACAGAACCTACTTTTACTGGTGTGCCATTGAGTATTTTGGATGCTAATCTGACATTAGTTGGGGTTACCATTACACAGCCAAACCGGTAATGGGCAGCCTCCTTACATAATCTTATTATGTCATCTGTTTTTGCATCAGCTTTTACATTTGTATGATCTATGAGACGTGCAAAACTTTCTTTTTCCATATTATCCGCTCATTTTAACATTTTTGCCATGTATGGGCCCTCTTTTCCGTACCCAAGCCTTCTGTAATAATTTCTTACCCCTATTCCGCTTGTGATTAATATTTTTTCTTTGTTGTTTTTGAGGGCTAATTCTTCTGCCCAGGATAATAGTTTCTCTCCATATCCTGAATGTTGTCCAATGCCCTCTCCCGGTTCGCCAAGGGGGAGCATGGGCCCGTAGACATGTAATTCTCTTACTAGGGCCGTTTTTTCGTTAATTTCTTTTCGGTGGGCTTTCTTGGATGGTAGTCTTAGTCTGAGGAATCCGATGAGAATATTATTTTCAGGGTCTTCGTAGGATAGGAAGAATTCTTTTCCACCTGTTGCTTTGTAGACTTCTTTTAGGGGTTTTATGTTGTCTGGGTTTATATTGGCACCCTCTGATAGTCTGTGTCCTATTTCTCTGCATCTTATGCATTGGCATTGTATGCCTTCTTCTTTGAGTTTCTTGTAGACTATTTCTCCAAGGTTTGATTTTTTAACCCCATCAACGATTAGGTGTGATGGTATATCACGTTGTATTCTCATTGTACGAACCCATTTTGGTAGCATTTTCTTTATTTGGACGATTAATTCAGCCGCTTCTTCTGTATTATATGGTTTGTATTCTCCTTTTTTCCATAACTGATATAGTTGGCTGTTCTTTGTAACTAGGCATGGGTATATTTTTATCATGTCGGGTTTGAAGGATGGGTCTGAGAACAGTCTTTTGAAGATTCTAAGATCCTTTTCGAAGTCTGCGAATAAGCCTGGCATGAGATGCATTGCGACTTTGATCCCTGAATCTCTCAAGATTCTGTTAGATTCTATAACATCCTGGATGTTATGGCCTCTTTTTATTCTCTGGTATATGTGGTTGTATATTGTTTGGACTCCGAGTTCTACTCTTGTGACTCCAAATGATAGCATCCTATCTACGTCTTCTTCTTTGCAGTAGTCGGGTCTTGTTTCGAATGTTAGGCCGACGCATCTTATTGGTGCTTTTTCGTTGGCTGATTGGACCTCTTTTAGGGGTATGTGATCGTTATATTTTGGTAGTTTTATTTTGAGGTTTTTGATCTTGGCTCCGAAGTCTATCATTGCCTTTAGGCATTGTGTTATGAACCATTCCTGGTAGCATAGTGTCTGGGATGGGAATGTGCCCCCCATTATGATCAGTTCTACTTTATCTGTGGGGTGTCCTATGCTGTGGAGTTGCTTTAGTCTATTGTATACTTGGTGATATGGATGGAAATTGTACATTCTTGCTCTGAGTGCTGCTGGTTCTTCTCCTGTGTAACTTGGGGGTGCTTTTTCGCTTTCCGGACAATATAAGCACCTTCCATGGGGGCATGGATGAGGTTGGCACATTACGGCTACTATCGCAACCCCAGAGATTGTCCTTGTAGGTTTTTTTCTTAAAAGTTCTTCTATGATTTTTCTTTCTTTTTTTGTGGCATGTTTTAGTATTGTGGAGTTGCCTATGAATTTTTTAAGTTTGAAATCCTTACAAACTCTGCGTTTCAAATTTTCGAGTTCTTCTCTTGTCTTTACCCTTCCTTTGACTATTTCTTCTATTATTAAGCGACAGGCGCTTTCCATCCTCTGAATTTCCTCCTTCAGCTCTTTGTTCTTCTCATGATGTCAAGGGTTCTTATGAGGTCTGTTTTTGATATTATCCCGACGAGTTTGTTGTCTTTGAGGACTGGTAATCTTCCAAGGTCGTGGCTGGTTAACTTTTCCAAGGCTGTCATGGCATCATCATTGATATCTACTGTGATAACATCCCTTGTCATCACTTCTTGAATGGGGGTATCTTTTTCGGCGTTTGATAGGTCATGGAATGTTACTATACCTTTAAGTTTGCCATTCTCTGTTACAGGGTATCCCATGTGCTTGTATTTGAATACTGTTTTAAGGGCTTCTTCAACTGTTGAGGAAGGTTTAAGCGTGATAGGCTCTGGTGTCATTACATCACCTACTTTAACCCCTTCAAGTAATGATGATATGAATACTAGCCTGTATTCTTGTTCAGCGCCGATATAAATGAAAAGGGCTATTAATATGAGGAATAGGTTGAAGAATATTCCAGCCATTGCCATGAGCACGGCGAGAAACTTCCCAAGGTTCGCGGCGACTTCTGTTGAACGTAGATAGCTCATCTTCTCTGCTAATAACGCTCTTAATATTCTGCCACCATCCATTGGAAATGCTGGTATCAAGTTAAAGAATGCTAGCACTACATTTACTAGTATGAAATTGGCCATAAATTCTGTTATTGCCTGTGGGAATATTCTTGTGGATCCTATGCCATAGAGGGTGAATGCTATTATCAAGTTTGTTAGGGGTCCTGCGATGGATATTAAAAGTTCTTGGCGGGGTACGCGAGGTATTTCCTCCATCTTGGCAATACCACCTATGGGGAGTAGGAGTATTTTCTCTATTTTCACTCCGAAATGGCGTGCTACATATGAATGTGCCAATTCATGGATGACAACTGTCACAAAGACCAATGTTATAAGCACAGCAAGCTCTAATGAAATTAAATTTAAAAATGCCAAGAAGTATATGGAGATTATCAATATTAGGAATGAAAAATCTAATTCTATGGGTATACCGAAAATCTTGAATATTTTTATGGATGTTTTCATAGATTAAATTTTTATCCTATGAAAAAATATATATTCCTATTATAATAAGATATATTATCGTAGAGAGTTGGTGTTTTGATGTTGGTCTCTGAACTTTTAGGTAAAAAGGTTCTTGATAAAAACGCCCTAGAAGTGGGTAAGGTATCTGATATGGAGATAGACCTTAAGAAGGGGATGATAAATTCTGTGATCATATCGAAAGGAGAGTTATCCCTCAGGCCACAGACATTCATCGTAAATATCGACGAAATACAGAAAGTGGGTGATTATGTTATAATGGATATAGCCGTTGAGGAGGTTTCAGAGACTCCTAAGGAGGAACCGACTAAACTTTCACCTGAAAAGGAATAATAGAAATTTGGGGGGTATTATATTGGAGATAGTTGATGGGAGAGGAAAAACGATAACTGTAGGCTCTATTGTGAGATATACCGGTACCGGTACTACTGGGGAGGTTTCAGGGCTTAAAGTAGAGGATAATCAAGGATGGGCTAGGCTCGCCGACTCAGACCTATGGTATAATACTGAGTATCTTGAAGTGGTGGACAAAGCAGAGTTTGAAAGAAAAGAATCTGAAAAGAGGGAAAAGATAGAGAAGCATCTTAAGAAGCTTAAAAAGATGCGAGAGGATCTTGAAGAGGTTGACATGGGCTCAGAGGTCTGTGATGGTGGAGGTTAACTTTTCGAGTTTTTTCCTATTTTGGATCAGCTCCTCCACCCTACTTCAGATTCTTGAGTATAAAAATTGGGGGGTGTGAAATATTAATGGAACTAGATCACTTGGACTTGTAACATTAATCCTAGGAGTGCTGATATTGATTTTCCCATTGGCATCCATATTTACACTCAGCGTTCTTAGCGGAGTCGCCATCCTATTTATAGGATTATGGTTGTTCATTCTAGGGGCAAGAACATGGTCAATCAGCAAGGGACCTGGTATACTCTACCTGATACTGGGTATATTTGGCATAATCCTGGCAATTGCCATTATAGGTAACATCACATTATTCAGTGTTTTAACGGCATTCTGGATTTACCTTGTTGGTATAATCCTGATAATAGCAGGTATAGCAAGTTTATTTGCTAGGGAGGAGAAGTCAACTAGAATAGCCAGCTTAGCAGTGTGTATAATAGGGGTCATATATCTGGTAGTGGGGACATTCGCAAGGGATCCTATCTTCCTTGCTTGGTTAATCGGCTTAGCACTTGTCATTGATGGGATAGGGCTTCTCATATAACCTCAGGGTCTTGTACGCTGACGCAGAACCTGCAAAGAGCACCTGGAGTGTCCATTTGCTTTTCTTTAACAGGACAATAATAAACATTTTTTCTTTTTTTCACCATTAATCCACCTGGAAACCGGGTCCCAACAGGGTGTATCGGTTCTTCTCTTATGAATGTTGCATATACACTTATTATCCTTGCAATTTTCTGGAAACACTTCTCAGGCTTATCCTTGGCATTCTTGAGTTGCTCATCAAGAAATTCTATAAATTCAATTAATCTTTTAGTATTTACTGGTCTGTTATATTCTTTTTTATCCTTTTCATTTTTCACATCTCTCATCCTATTGAAAAAGGCCTTTGTAAATCTTTTAATAAACTCTTCCCGCTCCCGGGCTGACATATACTTAGTTTCTTCCCTTAGGTAGATTGTCGCATCCATTATATCTTTTATTGAAATCTTTGAAGCTTCCTTTTTAAGAATCTTTAAAAGATCTCTTTTGGTCAACTTTTTGGGGATGCTGGTCTTTTCAAGCATTTAAAGCCACCTTGGGGTCTTGGAATGCTACGCACATGTCACATGTTGCATTCTTGTTGTCTTCTTGTTTTTCTTTGACTGGACAGTAAAAAACGCCCTTCTTTTTCCTTACAATAAAACCTCCAGGAAATGGCGTCCCTATAGGATGAAAAGGCTCCTCTTTTACAAAAGTAAAATAGAGTACAGATATTATAAGAATTTTTGATGCTTGCATCTCAAATAAACGACGGACGCAGTATATAAATTTTGCAAGATCAATTTTCTCTTCACTATGGAAACTTTTACTTTTAAGATCCATGAGGGGGTCCATGAAACTTTGCGTATACAATTTTATATACCTTTCTCTTAGAGGCTTGTTAACATAACGACATTCTTGCCTTATAGAACTACAGAATTCTATCACTTCATCTATACCAATATCCTTTGCTATTGTCTTGAGAAGTCTAAAAAGCTGTGATTTTGTTAATTTATCTTTTTGCATATTTTTTAACAGCAGCTGCCATTCTGGGGCCAATTCCATCAATTTTCTGCAGTTCATCTTCACTCACGTTCTCTAGGTTATATCCAAATGTTTTCACAAGTCTGCGGGCTCTTATACGGCCTAGTCTTTTCACCCCTACAACGAGTGGTATTATATCCTCTTTAACGCCATAATATAAGCGTGCCATTAATATGTCAAGTGCATGTGAATGGTCATATACTCCTGTGACTTCACATATTTCCTTGAAGAATTTTATGAGTTGGGATGCTTCATATGCTGCTCTACGGGTTGAAGCAGCATATACATTAAAGAGGTTTTCGATCTCATATTCGCTTCTTTCGTTTATCCATTCTATTAGGGATGCTGCGGTGGCCTCAATGTTGCCCACATCCATGACGAATATACCATGTTCTTGGAGTTTTTCGCGGACACTATCCTTGCCTTTACTGGTTTTGAATGATATGATTGGCATGTCAGGGGTTTTGCATATTTCATAGATTAGTTTGTATGTGTCGATTTCGTCCATTTCAGTTGCGAGGTGGCGGAGTTTTATACTTGTTTCAACACTATAATTGGAATTGGCTATGAGGAGTCCGAATGGCGTGGCCCTTAAACCTGAAGGGGTTGGTTTTATTATCTCGTTTTTGATGAGGAATTTTATTGAAGAGTTTATTTCATGTTCAAGACTATCAGCAAAGATGCTCATGTTGGGATTTTTGGTAAGCTGGTGGCCATAGAATGTTTGTTTAAAGAATTGGATCAGATCGCTGGGGTTGTCTGATAATCCTGCTGCTACTTGTCCTATTATCTGGTGGTAGACTGCATCCTTGTTTTCTATGAGTTTTGAGTTGGTGGGTTCTATTTCACCATGTATGTAGTATTCTTCTAGTTGGTATGCTTCTTCTGGGTTTTTTGCTATGAGATATGAGTATCCTACTTGGTCGTATTGTGGTCTGCCGGCTCTCCCTGACATTTGTTCATAATCAAATACTGGTATCCATTTGGGTCCTTGTCGGGTCCATCTTGTGTAGTCCCTTATGATGACGGTCTGGGATGGTAGGTTAACACCGTACATTAGACTAGGCGTTGCTGTGATCATGTATAGGTTGCCGTTTCTGAATTCATCTTCTATTATCTCTCTTTGTTTGGTGAATAAGCCTGCGTGGTGGAATGCGACACCTTCCTTTATGCAATTTGCGAGTTTGAGGCAGGTGAATGTTGGTGGTGATCCGCTTTTTTTTGGGATTTCAAGTATTTTATCAGCGACTTCGTTAAATATTTCTTTGGCCTCTTTGGGGATGCTTTTTTGTATTTTTTGGGATACGAATGTTGCTAGGGCTTCTGTGAATCTTCTTGTTGATACGAATACGAGGATTTGGTTTTCGTCTTTGATTGCTTCTTGTAATATCTTAACTATGGCTTCGTTTTTTTCTCGGGCATTTAACATGTCGAGAGTTAGGACTTCCTTGTAGAGTGGGACTGGGCGATAATCATGTTGTATCACCTTCGCATTTAACCATGCTGCTATCTCCTCGAGGTTGCTGAGGGTTGCTGAGAGTGCTATTATCCTTATTCTAGGATTTAAGGACATTAGCCGGGTGATTGCACATTCTATTGTGGGTCCTCGTGTATATTCTCCTATCATATGGAATTCGTCTATTATTAGTAGGTCTATCTCGTTTATCGTGTTCCATGAGAAGCGTGTTAGTATGTCGAATGATTCAAACACCATGACTGCAAGGTCTGAAGATCTCGGGTCTTTACCCACGGTGATGCCGTGCTTTTCAAGTTTTTTGAATTCTTTAATTTTCTCGTTTTGGATGGATATGAGTGGGACCGTGTAGATGACTTTTCCACCTTCTAGTATTGTTTTTATAGCGGCCATGAGGCCTAGTAGTGTTTTTCCGCTTGCTGTTGGTATTGCTAGTATATAATTGTGTTGGTTTTCGAGGTAGCCTTGTTTGATTGCTGCCTTTTGTGCAGGGTTTAGTTTTTCTATGGATGGGTAACAGTCTTTTATTATTTCCATAATGGCCTTTTTGGTGTTCATTTTTGTTCACTTTTCTTTTTTTCCACTACTTTTATATTTGATATCCTTGTATGTGGGTATTGACCTTTTTCGTCTTTTTCGAGGCTTTTTACCATATCCCATATTGTTAGAAGTGCTACGCTCACTCCTGTGAGGGCTTCCATTTCCACTCCGGTTTTGCCGTTGCATTTTACTGTTACCTTCACGGTTATTTTGTCGTCTAGGATTTTGAATTTCAATTTTGTGCTTGTTATGGGTAGTGGATGACATAATGGTATTATGTTCCATGTGTTTTTGATGGCGTTTATAGCAGCTATCTGGGCTGTTGCGAGCACGTTACCCTTTTCTATCCTCTTTTCTTTGATTAATTTTATCGTGTCTTCTTTGAGGCGTATTTCTCCTTCTGCAGTGGCTGTTCTTCTGGTTATGGGTTTGGAGGTCACGTCAACCATGTGGATGGATTCTTCATGCGTATGGGTTAATTTCATTATGATCACTAGTATGGGGTTTTTATGGTTGAAAATTTAGCAGCCTTTTTTAATCCATTTTTTCCTAGGCGTTTTCTCCCTTTTTCATCTGAAAGTAGTTTGTCTATTGCATCTGCTAGTTCTTTGGGGTTTTTGGGTTCTATGAGGATCCCCACACTTTCGTCCACTATTTCGGGTATGCCTCCAACTTTTGTGGCTATTATTGGTTTGGCCATTGCCATGGCTTCTAATAATACTATGGGGATTCCTTCAGAGACTGATGGTAGGACTATTATGTCTGCGGCGGCCATTATGTTATTTATATCTGTTCTGGGTCCTGTGAATATAACATCTTTGATGTTCTCTTTTTCGACTATATTTTTTAGTTTTTCTAACAGGGGTCCTCCACCTACTATCACTAACTTTGAGTCTCTTTTTAGGAGTTTTTTTGCTTTTAGTAGGTATTCAACACCTTTTTGTGGCACTAGATTACCTACGAATAGTATGATTGGTTTTTTTGTCCCTATTTCTTCTCTGAATGAGGTTTTAATTTGAGGGTTGAATATCTTTGTATCTACCATGTTATAAGTGACGATTATCTTCTTTTGGGGTATTCCTAGTTCCATGACTTTTTCAGCTAATTTTTTGCTTATAACAAGGACCTTTGAGGCTTTTTTGAGTATTAGTTTGATGATTGGTCTTAGTATGCTTTTGGAGGATAATATGAGGGCGTCTGATCCATGTACGGTTACGTAGTATGGTTTTTTTGTTATGATGGATCCTATTAGTGCTATGAGGCCTGGGGGGATTATATAGTGGGCGTGTATAATGTCGATGTTTTCTTTTCTGATTATTTTGATTAGTTTCTGTGTGGCTGTGAGTGTGAATATTAGCCCTCTTAGGCCTTTTATGTTTATTGTTGGGGCGGATGAGACTTTTATATTGTTTTTGTCCTCTATTTTTTCATGTGGGTATGTTAGGACGTTTATGTGGTATCCTTTTTCTTTTAGTTGTTTTGCTAGGTTGTAGGTGTGTGATGCTACTCCTCCGAGGTGTGGTGGGAATTTACCTATCATGATGACCTTTTTCAATGGACTTCCTCCTAGTTGAAGGTGTGATTTGGTTTTGTTTTAAAATTGGTGTTGAGTATTCTGCCCTTTAGGTTGAAGATTAGCACATCGAAATCCATAGGGTAGTTTTCTTTGCATTTTTTTCGTATTGATGATGCTATGCTATCGAATACTGGTTGTGTTAGTCCTGCTTCGTCTAATTCGGTTATCATTCTTTCTACTGTCCTTTTATTGAAAATTTTGACTAAAAGGCGTCTTGGGGCGCCGTTTAGTGCTGCATGGGCTGTTATTATTTCACGTCTTCCATCCGCCACACTGTTTTTTGTGTTGAATATCCCGGCGCTTATTTTTATGAGTTTACCTGCATGGCCTAGGAGTATGATCTTTTTAAAGCGTTTTTTAGCGGCTATTTTTAGCATGTATCCTGGGAAGTTGCCCATTTGTATTATTCTGTCTTCTTCAATGTTTTTGAAGTATTTTTTAGCTATTTTTTCTCCTATGTTACCTGGTACGAATACTATTTCCTTCCATCCTCTAGAGGCTGCTATGTTTATTTGGCATGCTAATGACTTTTTATATGCTTTTGAGGACATTGGACGTGCGATACCTGTTGTTCCAAGTATTGATATGCCCTCTTCTATTCCTAATCTGGGATTCATTGTTTTTTTAGCGATTTTCTTTCCCTTTGGTACTGATATTTTTACGGTAGCCCCTTCTCCTGGGGATAAGTATTTTTTTATATTTTCTTTTATCATCTTTTTTGGGGTGGGGTTAATTGCAGGTTCTCCAGGGGGGACTGGGAGTCCTGGTTTTGTCACTTTACCTACGCCCTCACCCCCTTTGATGGTAATCTTTGAGGAGTTATTTAATTGGACTGTTGCGATTATATCTATGTTCACTGTTACATCAGGGTCATTGTATGGTTTTTTTATGACTGATGCTCTTGCTTTATTCTCTGAAAGTTTTTCCACGCTTTTAATGTCTACTTTTAATTTGCCGTAGGGAGCGTCTACAGTAACCTTTTTGATATTGTTTTCGCCTTTTAAATGTAAAATAGAAGCAACTGCCGCTGCTGTGGCGGCAGTGCCTGTTGTTATACTGAAATTTTGGCTCTTTTTATTCATTAAAATCTTAAAAAGAAGATTCTTCCAATTCTTCCTTTATGGCTTCTATAAGCTCCTCTTTACTAGGAGCTCCTATAAATTTCAGGATACCATTCATGGCTATCGCTGGCACGGCCATTAAACCATATTCAATTGCTCTTTCTCTGTCAACCATCACATCTATTTGTTCAACTTCTATGGCATCACCAAATTCTTTTTTAGCCTCTTCAACCACTTCTAGTGCCATTGGACAATATGGGCATGTGGGTGATGTGAACACTTCAATCTTGACTACCATAAATATTAACCTCCATTTATCCTTTTTAAATTCTTGTTTCAATAAATACTTATCCCTTCAATAAGAGGATGCGACTATCAATCGCCATCAAAAAAAGTAAAAGGGTTATCATCCTCAAATGAACACAAGCGAATCCTATACACTAAAACGACAAATTTTCATCCTCATAAGTTAAGCGTTCCAACAAAAGGGCCTATTGATTTTAAAAAATAGGATTTTAAAAGCCCAACAATACAACAGTGATAATATAACTTAATAATCCCATAAGAATGAAAGAATCTGGAGTTTTCGGATGTTCATTAAAACTTTCGGGAAAAAATCCCACCCCAGATAATCTTTTTGAGCATTTTTCAAAGTTTAGAAAAAGCCTCCACTTACGGAGGTTGAAAAAATTTCATTCTTCTTAAAAAATATTATATAATATGAATAATAATGATAAATATTAGGGGGTGGAATGGTATAGTGAAAATAAAAGTTCGTTCACCCGGTTCGGCCACTATAATCAATGCTATCGCAACCGGTAAGGGTTCGGCCTTCGCTATCCAGCGCCATGTAACAGCAGAAGTTGAACTCATACCGGAAGGAATAAAATGTGTCTGTGAGGAGGACATCGACACGACCTTAATGAGAACATGCGCAAAATTAGTCCTTGAAAAATATAATATAACCAGCACCGGGTTAAAGATTAAAACCACATCTAACTTACCAGTAGCGTCAGGACTTTCAAGTAGCAGCGCAACCTCAAACGCAATAGTAATGGCCGCATCCAAGCTCATAGCAGAAGAATTTAGCCTAGAACCCCTTAAAAGATGGGAGATTCTCAATTTGGCTATTGATGCTTCCTTAAAAGCTGGGGTCACAATCACAGGAGCATTTGATGATGCCAGCGCTTCATTCTATGGTGGATTCACAATAACAGATAACCTTGAAAGGAAGATAATCAAAAGGGGACTCATGGAAAATCAAAAGATATTAATATATATGCCAAAGAGAAAATCCTTAACTGCAGAATCCAATGTTAAAAGGATGAAGATACTCGCACCCCTAGTAGAGATAGCTTTTAAAAAGGCCCTAGAAGGCGACCTATACAGGGCATTGACCTTAAATGGTATAATATACTGTGCAACACTAGGATTCAACCCAGAAGTTGCAGTGGACGCCCTAGAAGCGGGTGCGATCGCAGCAGGCTTATCAGGGACAGGACCAGCATTTGTCAGCATAACAAGAGAAGAAAAACAGGATGATATCATAGATGCATGGAGCTCCTATCCTGGGGATATAATCATAACAAGTGTTGACAACCAGGGCACACAGTTTAGGTGATCTCCAATGAGAAAATCAGAGGCCAGACAACTTTTAAAAAAATCCAGAGAAAAAATAGACCTTATAGACGAAAAAATATTAGAACTCATTTCTGAGAGAACCTCTTTGGCAAGGAATATAATAAAAGCAAAGATGGCTTTGAACATGGACATCTGGGATCCTGAAAGAGAAAAACAAATCGAAGAAAAGACGAGGAAAATCGCCAAAGAAAACAAAATCGATGAAGACAAACT is a genomic window containing:
- the cofH gene encoding 5-amino-6-(D-ribitylamino)uracil--L-tyrosine 4-hydroxyphenyl transferase CofH, whose product is MVDTLKISPHTKKVLEKAIDEPISSEDALYLMKLQGSELHGLFMTADAVRREIVGEEVTFIKNWNINFTNICTGNCGFCAFRKNPNENGSYFMQIPEILKRARMAAANGAIELCIQGGLHPDVDTYFYEDILRAIKSELPKIHVHAFSPMEIYYGSKSAELSIEETLRILKKAGLDSMPGTAAEILDDNIRRVICPKKLNTREWIEVIETAHKTGIPTTSTIMYGHIDEAEERIKHLEILRSIQERTGGFTEFVPLPFMHKNTRIYHNGLAKAGSTGTEDLKLYAIARLMFRDLIKNIQASWVKLGFKFAQMCLLAGANDLGGTLGEENISRSAGASYGVSAEVEEMKRVIIDIGRTPAMRDTLYRRIQPVTQPYL
- a CDS encoding DUF2098 domain-containing protein, with amino-acid sequence MEIVDGRGKTITVGSIVRYTGTGTTGEVSGLKVEDNQGWARLADSDLWYNTEYLEVVDKAEFERKESEKREKIEKHLKKLKKMREDLEEVDMGSEVCDGGG
- the deoC gene encoding deoxyribose-phosphate aldolase; its protein translation is MEKESFARLIDHTNVKADAKTDDIIRLCKEAAHYRFGCVMVTPTNVRLASKILNGTPVKVGSVIGFPTGSTTPRVKAFEAKEAIKDGASELDMVINIGALKSGELDLVTEDIKGVVEVAEDNIVKVIIETAYLTEKEKILACKISKKAGADYVKTSTSYCNLKGATLEDVKLMRSVVGKSMGVKASGGIRDLKTALAMIEAGADRIGTSSGVQIIKEWESLTKLPDKRIL
- a CDS encoding PRC-barrel domain-containing protein → MLVSELLGKKVLDKNALEVGKVSDMEIDLKKGMINSVIISKGELSLRPQTFIVNIDEIQKVGDYVIMDIAVEEVSETPKEEPTKLSPEKE
- a CDS encoding tRNA uridine(34) 5-carboxymethylaminomethyl modification radical SAM/GNAT enzyme Elp3 gives rise to the protein MESACRLIIEEIVKGRVKTREELENLKRRVCKDFKLKKFIGNSTILKHATKKERKIIEELLRKKPTRTISGVAIVAVMCQPHPCPHGRCLYCPESEKAPPSYTGEEPAALRARMYNFHPYHQVYNRLKQLHSIGHPTDKVELIIMGGTFPSQTLCYQEWFITQCLKAMIDFGAKIKNLKIKLPKYNDHIPLKEVQSANEKAPIRCVGLTFETRPDYCKEEDVDRMLSFGVTRVELGVQTIYNHIYQRIKRGHNIQDVIESNRILRDSGIKVAMHLMPGLFADFEKDLRIFKRLFSDPSFKPDMIKIYPCLVTKNSQLYQLWKKGEYKPYNTEEAAELIVQIKKMLPKWVRTMRIQRDIPSHLIVDGVKKSNLGEIVYKKLKEEGIQCQCIRCREIGHRLSEGANINPDNIKPLKEVYKATGGKEFFLSYEDPENNILIGFLRLRLPSKKAHRKEINEKTALVRELHVYGPMLPLGEPGEGIGQHSGYGEKLLSWAEELALKNNKEKILITSGIGVRNYYRRLGYGKEGPYMAKMLK
- a CDS encoding DUF308 domain-containing protein, which translates into the protein MNGTRSLGLVTLILGVLILIFPLASIFTLSVLSGVAILFIGLWLFILGARTWSISKGPGILYLILGIFGIILAIAIIGNITLFSVLTAFWIYLVGIILIIAGIASLFAREEKSTRIASLAVCIIGVIYLVVGTFARDPIFLAWLIGLALVIDGIGLLI
- a CDS encoding cyclophilin-like fold protein, with the protein product MRIKIEVEGKGHAIGELDDRNPKTARIIYDNLPLEGRALIWLEEVYFDIPLTIEYENPSKTATMGDISYWPPGYAFCIFFGSSQPYSEVNHIGKIIENLEIFQEVEEGDRIIIDRVE
- a CDS encoding CBS domain-containing protein — encoded protein: MKTSIKIFKIFGIPIELDFSFLILIISIYFLAFLNLISLELAVLITLVFVTVVIHELAHSYVARHFGVKIEKILLLPIGGIAKMEEIPRVPRQELLISIAGPLTNLIIAFTLYGIGSTRIFPQAITEFMANFILVNVVLAFFNLIPAFPMDGGRILRALLAEKMSYLRSTEVAANLGKFLAVLMAMAGIFFNLFLILIALFIYIGAEQEYRLVFISSLLEGVKVGDVMTPEPITLKPSSTVEEALKTVFKYKHMGYPVTENGKLKGIVTFHDLSNAEKDTPIQEVMTRDVITVDINDDAMTALEKLTSHDLGRLPVLKDNKLVGIISKTDLIRTLDIMRRTKS